The DNA segment AGAGGAACCAAGTGAGGAAACGGTAATTCCTTGGTAGGAAATTAAATCACTGCCAATGATAGAAGAAGATTCCCCCGTTAGGATGATATTCCCCAAACAAAGGATTCTACTGCCTAAAATAAAGTTTTCGATGATACAATCCCCATCAATTTCAAGGTTTGCATTTTCGACAAACTTGGCTCGAAGATCACCTTTGATGCGGATCACTCCTTTACCTTTTGCTTTCACTCCACCTTTGACTTCTAAATCTTCACCCACAACCACATCAGATGATTCAACGTTTCCATCTAAATAGAGGGAACCTTGGCAGTTGACAATCGCACCTTCTTCGATAGTTCCTTTGACACGGATGGTACCTTCAAAATTGATATTCCCTGTTCCTAAACCAATATTACTTTCAATATTTAACTCAGGTGATACAGTAAGTGATGTGTCTGTGGAAAATACCACACCACTTAACGTGGCAAAGTATTCTTTGAGTTGCCTACCTGGTTTTTCAGGGTCATCAATGGTTTTAGGCAAAATATTTTTACCTAAGGTGAGCCTTGGTCTGTCGATTGGATTCGGGTAAATTGGATTTCCAAGTACGTCTGTTCCTTGTTCTCCTGCCACCCCTTCAAATAGGGTAGCTAGTTTTTCCCCTTCTTTTACGTGAACATATTTATTGATATTACGAAAATCAGCAGATCCATCTTCCTTTAAAACAACTCGTTGGGCTCTTGGAAAATAAAACTTAATCCAACCACTTTCCCCTTGTTTGGCGGGGATCCCTTTTCCAACAACAAACGTAAAATCCTCTTTTACCTTTGTTGGATCTTTTAAAATTTTATCAATTTCGAGGGCAGCTAGGTCCACATCTTTCATTAAAATGCGGTCTCTATGAATGGAGGCGTTGTCTAACGCTTCAAAAATGAGTATATTGCTCATAGAACCACCTAACAGCCAAACTGGTTTGACTAAGAGAGTGGCTGTCAAACGATCCTCGGAGATTTGGATCTTGAGTCCTCGTTCCGGATTGAAGTCCGGTGCATTTTTTACGTCCATTCTGACTATAGTATCGGCAGGTTTTTTAGGAGAATCGACAATTTCTGTAGTGCTATTGGTCTAACCAGTGCAGAAAACTTCCAAAAGTTTGTAAGAGAGCAGGAACCCCAAAAATTTGGGAATGGAGTGGGAGACTGTCACCATGGGTGAGGGCAGTGGAA comes from the Leptospira ellinghausenii genome and includes:
- a CDS encoding FapA family protein, whose product is MDVKNAPDFNPERGLKIQISEDRLTATLLVKPVWLLGGSMSNILIFEALDNASIHRDRILMKDVDLAALEIDKILKDPTKVKEDFTFVVGKGIPAKQGESGWIKFYFPRAQRVVLKEDGSADFRNINKYVHVKEGEKLATLFEGVAGEQGTDVLGNPIYPNPIDRPRLTLGKNILPKTIDDPEKPGRQLKEYFATLSGVVFSTDTSLTVSPELNIESNIGLGTGNINFEGTIRVKGTIEEGAIVNCQGSLYLDGNVESSDVVVGEDLEVKGGVKAKGKGVIRIKGDLRAKFVENANLEIDGDCIIENFILGSRILCLGNIILTGESSSIIGSDLISYQGITVSSLGSSAQMDTVVEVGFHYKNDRLLTEGSSRLSDMEKELEALVPEIQKIKEVVQRSRGKIDEARKEKFKEIFDAYQKKNKTVELLKSKIEELKGARYNQDNVKVVVRNTAHPGAVIKYRRQVEKITKAQSAFVMNFFPNQDKAMLTAFKGK